One region of Pelorhabdus rhamnosifermentans genomic DNA includes:
- a CDS encoding flavin monoamine oxidase family protein: MPLYSHPLQPNNPSSLQRNEILQYALNNVNRPEDFGNIKKLLEPPVDITTITPPGSFAGVKVGIIGGGLAGLASAFELRKLGCDITILEALEERIGGRVYTYHFDKLKKLYGEFGPMRIPVCHNTVWHYIDIFKLNTRPFVQKNGNSFIFVRNVRTRNRNKDIMKKIYPEFNLRSWEKDTPWDELFDFLSAPLYQMAPAVRKELLEIKPYYHPQIQYWNSINFRQQLECVPLSQPAISLSASIAPLTGTAYYDSDTEVLAEYYPLIFSFLYEIIGGSANLPLAFYKSLISVAPHEYQDIPNNKLGKITWKRGNRVNGIYLSRSNNQVIVKHMNRHLNIAYDHFDYVICAIPFSSLRTVEINPLLSDKKMQAIREVNYKVAQKTLFLCNRRFWETGGPNTQIVGGGSYTDLPISMIWYPSDHAECILKDYRKDRVYQQESPFDTWTIKPMCSPEDPGVLLASYNLSLDAVRLGNLSDTLRFAEIKRQVEAVHGLTEGYLDSVVEDFKTVQWNREEPFYGAFAAMQPQQKSLFLYAMAQPEYNNRLFFAGEHISTQPHWMQGALSSGIKAANALAYSCRGNTIF; this comes from the coding sequence ATGCCATTATACTCACACCCTTTGCAACCTAATAATCCTTCTTCCTTGCAACGAAACGAAATCCTGCAATATGCTTTAAACAATGTAAACCGTCCAGAAGATTTTGGTAACATAAAAAAACTACTGGAGCCTCCGGTGGATATTACAACCATTACACCTCCTGGATCATTTGCGGGAGTTAAGGTGGGAATTATTGGTGGTGGATTAGCAGGTCTGGCATCAGCCTTTGAATTACGCAAACTCGGCTGTGATATAACAATATTAGAAGCATTAGAAGAGCGAATCGGCGGCAGGGTCTATACCTATCACTTTGACAAGCTGAAAAAACTTTATGGCGAGTTTGGTCCCATGCGTATACCTGTTTGCCATAATACAGTCTGGCACTATATAGACATATTTAAATTGAATACTCGCCCTTTCGTACAGAAGAACGGAAATTCCTTTATATTTGTGAGAAATGTGCGTACTCGCAATCGAAATAAAGATATTATGAAAAAAATTTATCCTGAATTCAATTTGCGGTCATGGGAAAAAGATACTCCCTGGGACGAACTATTCGATTTTCTAAGTGCTCCCTTGTATCAGATGGCACCAGCCGTGCGAAAAGAACTTTTAGAGATTAAACCTTATTACCATCCTCAGATACAATACTGGAACAGCATCAATTTTCGCCAGCAATTGGAGTGTGTGCCTCTGAGCCAGCCAGCTATATCCCTCAGCGCAAGTATTGCCCCTCTTACTGGCACCGCTTATTATGATAGCGATACCGAAGTATTGGCTGAGTACTATCCCTTGATTTTTTCATTTCTATATGAAATTATAGGCGGATCTGCAAATCTTCCCTTGGCCTTTTATAAGTCATTGATTTCTGTGGCTCCCCACGAATACCAGGATATTCCCAACAATAAGCTTGGAAAAATAACATGGAAAAGGGGAAATCGCGTTAACGGAATATATCTGTCTAGATCAAATAACCAAGTGATAGTAAAACACATGAACAGGCATCTGAATATAGCTTATGATCACTTTGATTATGTAATCTGCGCCATCCCATTTTCCAGTCTGCGTACAGTAGAAATCAACCCACTACTTAGCGATAAAAAGATGCAAGCGATACGAGAAGTGAACTATAAAGTCGCACAGAAAACTCTTTTCTTATGTAATAGACGTTTTTGGGAAACAGGCGGTCCCAATACACAAATCGTTGGCGGTGGTTCTTATACTGATTTGCCTATTTCAATGATCTGGTATCCTTCGGATCATGCTGAATGCATTTTAAAAGATTACAGAAAAGACCGGGTATATCAGCAAGAATCTCCTTTTGACACATGGACTATTAAGCCCATGTGCTCACCGGAAGATCCCGGCGTGCTGCTGGCTTCATATAATTTGAGTTTGGATGCAGTACGATTAGGAAATCTAAGTGATACTTTGCGTTTTGCAGAAATTAAACGGCAAGTAGAGGCCGTTCATGGCCTTACAGAAGGATACCTCGATTCAGTAGTTGAAGATTTCAAAACCGTTCAGTGGAATCGTGAAGAACCTTTTTATGGGGCATTTGCCGCTATGCAGCCCCAGCAAAAAAGCCTATTCTTATACGCGATGGCACAGCCGGAATATAATAACAGATTATTTTTTGCCGGTGAACACATTTCAACTCAACCGCATTGGATGCAAGGAGCATTAAGCAGTGGAATAAAAGCGGCAAATGCTCTAGCTTATTCTTGTAGAGGTAATACGATTTTTTAA
- a CDS encoding 4Fe-4S binding protein: MLSSFLLFPITMYYFSPVLIIMGAVRGIITGSFIMFMVMFLVAIFFGRIICGWICPAGGLQEICTSVNDNRVVEKKYNKIKYLLWFPWLSVIVACVFIAGGLYTIDPFFGTKLGISIAEPSEYIIFYFFVGLIVILSITIGRRGFCHCVCWMAPFMIIGNKLGAYLRTNFIRIKGNKDRCINCKVCSSKCAMSLPVQEMVQNNSMESAECILCGVCVDACPNKAISFAVGPKFGKRTESSSIS, from the coding sequence ATGTTGAGTTCGTTTTTGCTATTCCCGATAACGATGTATTATTTTTCACCGGTTTTGATAATTATGGGCGCTGTGCGTGGTATTATTACCGGAAGTTTCATTATGTTTATGGTTATGTTTTTAGTAGCTATTTTCTTTGGCAGAATAATTTGCGGGTGGATTTGTCCGGCGGGCGGGCTGCAGGAAATATGCACCTCGGTAAATGACAATCGGGTTGTGGAAAAAAAGTATAATAAAATTAAATATTTGCTATGGTTTCCATGGCTAAGCGTAATAGTAGCCTGTGTTTTTATTGCAGGCGGGTTATATACGATTGATCCGTTTTTTGGAACAAAATTGGGAATATCTATTGCAGAGCCTTCGGAGTATATCATATTTTATTTCTTTGTAGGATTAATTGTAATTTTATCAATTACTATCGGGCGGCGCGGGTTTTGCCATTGTGTGTGTTGGATGGCACCATTTATGATTATTGGTAATAAATTAGGTGCATATTTACGAACCAACTTTATTAGGATAAAAGGCAATAAAGATAGGTGTATTAATTGCAAAGTCTGTTCTAGTAAATGTGCTATGAGTCTTCCTGTTCAAGAAATGGTTCAAAATAATTCAATGGAGAGTGCGGAATGTATTCTATGTGGAGTATGCGTTGATGCATGTCCTAACAAAGCAATTTCATTTGCAGTAGGTCCGAAATTCGGTAAAAGGACTGAATCCTCTTCCATATCTTGA
- a CDS encoding HTH domain-containing protein, with protein MKLGMPMPIEIADKIMPILKEEFSQIEPVPYIYKSFIEIPALIKDQQNKLNALLFAGKTAMAYTEKYVTPTIPWEYPARNGSSLLQVLLQISLSNEYSISRLSMDLFDKRQWQETCMELGTNYLNAEIFYVPDHPDEENYVDLVYQFHEQNYIYKKASCCITAFYAVHQRLKAKNIPCYFLRPTGSTIRQALHKIQLHHLVQVSQQSQIAALYIQIDRPNEYSLFNDDEYQYIIDRTNVTRQIYIFAQHIKAAVVEVSVQEYLLFSTKYLLESVTNNFENIEILHSVKNHTASTISLGIGYGATAQEAKASARLGMRRASSLGGDAAFIVYDKKNIIGPIRHPNSQLSPDLDTKIDKKFLDISDKTMISVTTIFQLHSIIKHQGKNQFTSTELAELLKVSPRTVNRMIAKLVQHNYCFEVGKRSPDKGGRPKRIIQFAIP; from the coding sequence TTGAAGCTAGGTATGCCTATGCCAATAGAAATTGCAGATAAAATTATGCCCATACTCAAAGAAGAATTTTCTCAAATCGAACCCGTTCCTTATATCTATAAATCGTTTATCGAGATCCCCGCCTTGATTAAAGACCAGCAAAATAAATTAAATGCACTGTTATTTGCCGGCAAGACGGCTATGGCATATACAGAAAAGTATGTTACTCCGACTATTCCCTGGGAATATCCTGCGCGCAACGGGTCTTCCTTACTGCAAGTACTTTTGCAGATTAGCCTGTCCAACGAATATTCTATTTCTCGCCTTAGTATGGACTTATTTGACAAAAGGCAGTGGCAGGAAACTTGTATGGAATTGGGAACTAACTATTTAAACGCCGAAATTTTTTATGTACCTGATCATCCCGATGAAGAAAACTATGTCGACTTGGTCTATCAATTTCACGAACAAAACTATATCTATAAAAAAGCTTCCTGCTGCATCACTGCTTTTTATGCCGTCCACCAGCGGCTTAAAGCTAAAAATATTCCCTGTTATTTTCTAAGGCCTACGGGTAGCACCATTCGTCAGGCACTGCACAAAATTCAGCTGCATCATCTTGTTCAAGTCAGCCAGCAAAGTCAAATTGCCGCACTCTATATTCAAATTGACAGGCCCAATGAATATTCGCTGTTTAATGATGATGAATACCAGTATATTATTGACCGTACTAATGTTACGCGGCAAATCTACATATTTGCCCAGCATATTAAGGCCGCCGTAGTCGAAGTTAGCGTTCAGGAATATCTGTTGTTTTCCACTAAATACCTATTAGAAAGCGTAACAAATAACTTCGAAAATATTGAAATTTTGCACTCTGTCAAAAACCATACCGCCAGCACCATCAGTCTAGGCATTGGCTATGGCGCCACCGCGCAGGAAGCCAAAGCCAGCGCTAGGTTGGGCATGCGGCGCGCCAGCAGTCTAGGCGGCGATGCCGCTTTTATTGTCTATGATAAAAAGAACATCATCGGCCCCATCAGGCACCCGAATTCTCAGCTTTCACCTGATCTAGATACTAAAATTGACAAAAAATTCCTTGACATTTCCGACAAAACCATGATTAGTGTCACAACCATTTTTCAGCTGCACAGTATAATAAAACACCAGGGAAAGAATCAATTCACCTCAACAGAGCTGGCCGAACTCCTAAAAGTCAGCCCCAGAACTGTAAATCGAATGATTGCAAAGTTAGTCCAGCATAATTATTGCTTTGAAGTAGGCAAACGCTCCCCTGATAAAGGCGGCAGACCAAAAAGGATTATTCAGTTTGCCATTCCATAG
- a CDS encoding 5'-nucleotidase, with the protein MAVTLDGKLVIAISSRALFDLDESNQIFEEKGEEEYTKFQIEHEDELLSCGVAFPLIKRLLALRDPKTKQNMVEIILISKNDPNTGLRVFNSIEQHCLTITRAAFTRGRSPYKYLKAFNADLFLSANPEDVKLALQNGYASATIFTGDYLKKSEKMDETMDEIRIAFDGDAVIFSDEAERINVEMGLEEFKKNEAEKSEIPLTPGPFKGFLTALNKLQDTYKHYDKRPIRTALVTARNAPAHKRAIKTLRAWGIGVDEAFFLGGLDKASILESFDPHIFFDDQHTYCLNASKVVPTGHVPSGVKNDE; encoded by the coding sequence ATGGCGGTTACTCTGGATGGAAAATTGGTTATAGCGATTTCTTCTCGTGCTCTTTTTGATTTAGACGAAAGCAATCAGATATTCGAAGAAAAAGGAGAAGAAGAATATACAAAATTTCAGATTGAACACGAGGATGAACTATTAAGTTGTGGTGTAGCATTTCCTTTAATAAAGCGACTATTAGCACTTCGTGATCCCAAGACAAAGCAAAATATGGTAGAAATAATATTGATTTCAAAAAATGATCCTAATACGGGACTAAGGGTGTTTAATTCCATTGAACAACATTGTTTAACGATTACTAGAGCCGCATTTACAAGGGGAAGATCTCCTTATAAATATTTAAAAGCTTTTAATGCCGATCTATTTTTATCTGCTAATCCCGAAGACGTAAAATTAGCACTTCAAAACGGATATGCAAGTGCAACTATTTTTACAGGTGATTATTTAAAGAAAAGTGAAAAGATGGACGAGACTATGGATGAAATTAGAATCGCCTTTGATGGTGATGCCGTAATTTTTAGTGATGAGGCCGAAAGAATAAATGTTGAAATGGGACTGGAAGAATTCAAAAAAAATGAAGCGGAAAAATCTGAAATACCTTTGACTCCAGGTCCATTCAAAGGATTTTTAACTGCTCTAAATAAATTGCAGGATACTTATAAACATTATGATAAACGACCAATTCGAACAGCTTTGGTTACTGCGAGGAATGCACCGGCACATAAAAGGGCAATAAAAACATTGCGAGCTTGGGGGATTGGGGTTGACGAAGCATTTTTTTTAGGTGGGTTAGACAAGGCATCAATTTTGGAAAGTTTTGATCCACATATATTTTTCGATGACCAACATACTTACTGTTTAAATGCATCTAAAGTGGTACCAACTGGTCATGTACCTAGTGGTGTAAAAAATGATGAGTAA
- a CDS encoding LytTR family DNA-binding domain-containing protein — MNIRLFCSRALRSLLTEHLISRGLVVGEAGDVALVERGQEAPEQGVVINFSPEDLGHLTDLFDTLAGRRDGLRQVIGGWRESKDTYELIPYDQILYVEAMGNSVYLVSATQQLNVKFKLYELEHSLRPKGFIRISKSLLVNIANVKEIVPWFGSRYVLHLTNNKELEVSRTYVKDFRVFLEL, encoded by the coding sequence ATGAATATTCGTTTGTTTTGCTCTCGTGCTCTTCGCTCGCTGCTGACAGAGCACCTGATTTCTAGGGGGCTAGTTGTGGGAGAAGCTGGTGATGTGGCGTTAGTAGAACGAGGTCAGGAGGCACCGGAACAAGGAGTGGTTATTAATTTTTCACCGGAGGACTTGGGACATTTGACAGATTTGTTCGATACATTGGCTGGGCGTCGGGATGGTCTGCGTCAGGTGATTGGCGGCTGGCGTGAGAGTAAAGATACTTATGAACTGATTCCCTATGATCAGATTTTATATGTTGAAGCCATGGGAAATTCAGTATATCTTGTTAGTGCTACTCAGCAATTGAATGTTAAATTCAAACTTTATGAACTAGAGCATTCGCTCAGACCGAAAGGTTTCATCCGCATTAGCAAATCTCTTTTGGTGAATATTGCAAACGTCAAGGAAATTGTTCCCTGGTTTGGCAGCCGATATGTTCTTCACTTGACAAATAACAAGGAATTAGAAGTATCGCGGACATATGTAAAAGATTTCCGTGTATTTCTGGAACTATGA
- a CDS encoding Cof-type HAD-IIB family hydrolase, translated as MAYKLVCIDVDGTLLNNKHKITKRTKEILLKAHKLGIHIVISTGRIYTDAEYYSDLIGVKSPVIASNGAFIKERNNNEVIYKDVLGESLSLELLKIFHKHRINPYFCTPYKFYYGNIMFKLFNVATKILGGRSNKIDIEYVYSWKRWQKVLYKEKDNIVKCEIIYRNPSLINELRKELKNIKELEIVDSSKYNIEITRKGISKGKAVAMLASFYNLKREEIISIGDSENDLSMIEYAGMGIAMGNALDSVKRKADYITNSNDNDGVANAINRFVLENKF; from the coding sequence ATGGCGTATAAACTAGTTTGTATTGATGTTGATGGGACTCTTTTGAATAATAAGCATAAAATTACAAAAAGAACGAAAGAAATACTATTGAAGGCCCATAAGCTGGGTATTCATATTGTGATAAGTACTGGACGAATATATACGGATGCCGAATATTATTCGGATCTTATTGGTGTGAAGTCCCCAGTGATAGCATCAAATGGAGCCTTCATAAAAGAAAGAAATAATAATGAAGTTATTTACAAGGATGTTCTTGGCGAAAGCTTATCCCTAGAACTGCTGAAAATATTTCATAAGCATCGCATAAATCCTTATTTTTGTACTCCATATAAGTTTTATTATGGAAATATCATGTTTAAGCTTTTTAATGTTGCAACTAAAATATTAGGCGGGAGAAGCAATAAAATAGATATCGAGTACGTTTATTCTTGGAAACGCTGGCAAAAAGTATTGTATAAAGAAAAGGATAATATCGTAAAATGCGAGATTATTTATAGAAATCCATCTTTAATTAATGAATTGCGAAAGGAACTAAAGAATATAAAAGAGTTAGAAATCGTCGATTCTTCAAAATATAATATTGAAATTACCCGCAAGGGAATTTCCAAAGGAAAAGCAGTAGCAATGCTGGCGTCATTTTACAATCTGAAGCGTGAAGAAATTATAAGCATAGGCGATAGTGAAAATGATTTATCGATGATAGAATACGCCGGTATGGGCATTGCTATGGGAAATGCTTTAGATAGCGTAAAACGAAAAGCCGATTATATAACAAATTCTAATGACAATGATGGAGTAGCCAACGCCATAAATAGGTTTGTTTTAGAAAATAAATTTTAA
- a CDS encoding GNAT family N-acetyltransferase, producing MTKETNERIFPIITTAQLVCRQITANDAAILHQYWSDPAVTEYFSLESFQSIEETLDMIVLLNSLPEKNEGIRWAITRKADNKVLGTCGFHNVKQEHFRAEIGYELGKEYWCQGFMTEALIAILTYGFNYMDFNRVEAFVNYGNIRSTGILEKLGFKLDGILREYEYNRGKFVNQYCYSLLKSDCEFMNVV from the coding sequence TTGACAAAAGAAACTAACGAAAGAATATTTCCCATTATAACAACGGCGCAATTGGTCTGTCGCCAGATAACAGCCAATGATGCTGCAATACTGCATCAATATTGGTCTGATCCGGCTGTTACGGAGTATTTTTCTCTTGAGTCATTTCAGAGTATAGAAGAAACCCTAGATATGATTGTTCTTTTAAATAGTTTGCCGGAAAAAAATGAAGGAATCAGATGGGCGATTACTAGAAAGGCAGACAACAAGGTGCTTGGCACATGTGGGTTTCATAATGTTAAACAAGAACATTTTCGGGCCGAAATAGGATATGAACTTGGCAAAGAATATTGGTGTCAGGGATTCATGACAGAAGCATTAATAGCCATCCTTACTTATGGGTTTAACTATATGGATTTTAACCGAGTTGAGGCTTTTGTCAATTATGGAAATATCCGATCAACAGGAATTCTTGAAAAGTTAGGATTCAAGCTAGACGGAATCCTTAGAGAGTATGAATATAACCGAGGAAAATTTGTAAACCAGTATTGTTACTCTCTGTTGAAATCTGATTGCGAGTTTATGAATGTTGTATGA
- a CDS encoding M20/M25/M40 family metallo-hydrolase, giving the protein MFSTQKMYQISPEVKAVYTQLMSCHLVQNTLSFLVTDEKATISDQKNITEIPSPPFQEKARADYYLKRLTDLGLKNVTNDSEGNIFGLYKGSRTGPKLFVSAHLDTVFPAGTKTSVKKKEDRLYAPGIADDSRGLAVILSIIRSLNTTGINTVGDIIFGGTVGEEGLGNLRGVKNFFHNHQDIDGFISIDGTRLNMITYLATGSRRYEITYHGPGGHSFNAFGLPSATHALGRAIAKIANLDTPKQPKTTFTVGTITGGTSVNSIAAAASMLIDMRSNSNEELRKLEKNIFACINEASSEENARWNSNEITVNLKLVGDRPAGQQCPNSKIVQAAYAATVALGKDPELSPASSTDANYPMSLGIPSLRLGGGGLDGQNHSLDEWFDPTNSYLGPQKILLTILALVGVVENTQPLLPFLKNHS; this is encoded by the coding sequence ATGTTTTCAACCCAAAAGATGTATCAGATTTCCCCTGAAGTTAAAGCTGTTTATACCCAACTCATGTCTTGCCATCTGGTCCAGAATACCCTTTCCTTTCTTGTTACCGATGAAAAAGCTACTATTTCTGATCAAAAAAACATCACGGAAATTCCCTCTCCCCCTTTTCAGGAAAAAGCAAGAGCAGATTATTACTTGAAACGATTGACTGATCTTGGACTCAAAAATGTTACGAATGATAGCGAAGGAAATATCTTTGGCCTTTATAAAGGCTCCAGAACTGGGCCCAAACTTTTTGTCTCTGCACATCTAGATACTGTTTTCCCTGCAGGTACGAAAACCTCTGTCAAAAAAAAAGAAGATCGCCTTTATGCGCCTGGTATTGCGGATGATTCGCGTGGCTTGGCAGTAATACTTTCTATCATCCGTTCCCTAAATACAACCGGAATCAATACCGTAGGAGACATAATTTTTGGCGGAACCGTAGGAGAAGAGGGTCTCGGCAATCTTCGTGGAGTAAAAAACTTTTTCCACAATCACCAAGATATTGACGGATTTATATCGATTGACGGAACAAGGCTAAATATGATAACTTATCTGGCCACTGGAAGTCGCCGTTACGAAATTACATATCACGGGCCAGGCGGTCATAGTTTTAACGCTTTCGGGCTACCTAGTGCAACCCATGCTTTAGGAAGAGCGATTGCTAAAATTGCAAATTTAGACACCCCGAAACAGCCCAAAACTACCTTCACTGTTGGCACCATAACTGGAGGTACTTCAGTAAATTCTATTGCCGCAGCAGCTTCTATGCTAATAGATATGCGCTCCAACAGCAACGAAGAATTACGAAAACTCGAAAAAAATATCTTCGCTTGTATCAATGAAGCTAGCTCCGAAGAAAATGCTCGATGGAATAGCAATGAAATAACCGTTAATTTAAAACTAGTGGGCGATAGACCCGCCGGACAGCAATGCCCAAATTCAAAAATAGTGCAAGCAGCTTATGCTGCAACAGTTGCTTTAGGCAAAGATCCTGAATTAAGCCCGGCTAGCAGCACAGATGCGAATTATCCTATGAGTTTGGGTATACCGTCGCTCCGTTTGGGCGGAGGTGGATTGGATGGGCAAAATCATTCTCTTGATGAATGGTTTGACCCAACCAACTCCTATTTAGGACCACAAAAAATATTATTGACGATTCTTGCCCTAGTAGGAGTAGTGGAAAATACCCAACCTCTGCTACCATTCCTTAAAAATCATTCTTAA
- a CDS encoding pentapeptide repeat-containing protein, with translation MRDETERLTHLSPDSLLKLDVAVHRAKVNTLLQRASELVRSEACYGKKAYSGHQKTFGQRPDLVAADLRRIDLRGADLRGACLIAADLRGNELIGTDFIGADFRDADIRGANLTKSIFLTQAQMNAAKGDASTKLPSSLTRPTHWGTYRPVVYK, from the coding sequence ATGCGCGATGAAACGGAACGACTTACTCATCTCAGTCCTGACTCTCTCCTGAAACTGGACGTAGCAGTACACCGAGCCAAGGTTAATACACTACTCCAAAGAGCCAGTGAACTTGTGCGATCTGAAGCCTGCTATGGAAAGAAGGCTTATTCGGGGCATCAGAAGACTTTCGGTCAAAGACCCGACCTTGTTGCTGCCGACCTCAGAAGAATCGACCTTAGAGGAGCTGACTTGAGAGGAGCCTGTCTTATTGCTGCCGACCTTAGAGGAAACGAGCTGATTGGGACTGATTTCATTGGAGCTGATTTTCGAGATGCTGACATCAGAGGAGCCAACCTTACGAAGAGTATCTTTCTTACCCAAGCCCAAATGAATGCAGCGAAGGGGGATGCGAGCACAAAGTTACCCTCGTCTCTTACTCGCCCAACGCACTGGGGCACATATAGACCCGTCGTCTATAAATAA
- a CDS encoding FCD domain-containing protein: protein MLSDREKVEYDILRIIRDAAGQPMGCGSIAIKLQAVGYSFSEATVGRILRDLDFAGFTQKAGFRGRNLSNIGIDRLAELKERERQFKFGEELLAAVQGHSKEELLEVLIARRAIESELAYLAAKNAKPDEVCKLKAVLARQFSMLKNGNSAAAEDVNFHNQITNMARNRVLAAAVALIRQDTMLPPVMEQIKRQVHSLLHVTDHQKIVENIASGNGEGARAAVVENINNLIADVEKYWETIDQLN, encoded by the coding sequence GTGCTTAGTGATAGGGAAAAAGTAGAGTATGATATACTCAGAATAATAAGAGATGCTGCAGGACAGCCCATGGGCTGTGGCTCCATTGCAATCAAATTACAGGCAGTAGGTTATTCTTTCAGTGAAGCTACAGTCGGCAGGATCTTGCGGGATCTTGATTTCGCTGGTTTTACCCAAAAAGCAGGTTTCCGTGGACGGAATTTATCGAATATAGGGATAGACAGATTGGCTGAACTTAAAGAGAGGGAGCGCCAGTTTAAATTTGGCGAAGAACTGCTGGCTGCAGTTCAAGGCCATAGCAAGGAAGAATTATTGGAAGTGTTGATTGCGCGAAGAGCAATCGAAAGTGAACTTGCTTATCTTGCTGCCAAGAATGCCAAGCCGGATGAAGTGTGTAAGCTGAAAGCAGTATTGGCTCGGCAGTTTTCAATGTTGAAAAACGGCAATAGTGCGGCGGCTGAGGATGTTAATTTTCATAACCAGATTACAAATATGGCGCGCAATCGTGTACTTGCAGCTGCTGTAGCTCTGATTAGGCAGGATACCATGTTACCGCCAGTGATGGAGCAAATTAAGCGCCAGGTTCATAGTTTGCTGCATGTTACTGACCATCAGAAGATTGTCGAAAATATAGCAAGTGGTAACGGAGAGGGCGCCAGAGCAGCCGTGGTGGAAAATATTAATAATCTCATTGCCGATGTGGAGAAGTATTGGGAGACCATCGATCAATTAAATTAA